The sequence aaaatattaaattgttttaattttatataaagatcactttaattaaaaaaaaaaaatagcttgtaataaaaacttaaaaaattaaaatataaggtaagaattaatatatatatacctttataaatatattattgaaattaaattatatttatgaatattcttttttattaataagcatattaacaaaaaaaagatacaTAGTAAagaataaatgaaaaaagaaaaaaaacaaaaatttagtaaaataaatttttataaccTAAAAACTCTCTACATGTAATAAGAGTAAgacttataatttttaatataaaacgCATTactctttttttgtttttgtctatttttaattatgattgttttaatttaatagaaaACAAATATGTTcctcaaaatattttattttatttttttttttttctttattttactgtttacataaaataatataaattaaaagtcGCTTCCTTATTTCAtgttaaaaaattcatttaattaaaataaccAAACTTTCTtacctaaaaaaaatattaaattcatCAATTTacaatcatatatataaattttttatttatataactaATAAATCATCACTCTTCTAAATTTCCTTTATTCAAAGAGTAAATTAATATTGTTATctgtataatttttattatttattcaaaCTAGAAAACATCATTTAAgtgaacataaaaaaaattcaaatttaataagtaatttaaaatatgtaattactaaaaaattcgataatcatatatatgtaaGTGAAATTATTATGATGTCGGATACAAGTtatagtatttttattaaaatggtAAGTTAATCAGAGAATAAAAGTTCCTTTTTTCAGCAttctttctttctttttttatagaaaatagttataaattaacaaaatagaaaagaagaaaaaggtAAAAACAAAAAGTAAATTAGGTATATGAATGTTATATAGAGAAATAGATATTAATAGAAATCatgtaattaaaatattttattaaatcatatatattaaaatttcgaatgaaatattttttttctaaattaattTGTAAATTATCATTGTATATATGCTTTTTTGttgtttttttcattaatttcattttttagaTATATGCATAAGCAATAATTTCCTTAAGGAAagtttacaaaaaaaaaaaaaaatcttttacatttattaatatttaagttGAAATAACATAAAGTGaccatttattttttccaaattttgataataaatacttcaagaaaattaataaaaaaatttttcaatttgtattcttatatttattttaatataattaaatatgtattaaaaataatatgttatataaaaactcttttattattttgttttagcctcatttatttttttaatatagtaatgtgttttatatatattagatatttttttttttttttaaattcattattttaaaaatatttttctaaggcattaaaaaatagacaatactatatttttaaattttcttttaatcaTTTTCTTATGTTTCgattttaatattaagaaaaatactTGACTTATTTGAAGATCTTAAAATGAGTTTCAattcaatttttaatataagaaaacaataaaataaataactaaaatttagttttaaaaattataaggcACTTAACTAATAATGGAAATGGTAGTAATATTAACAAAGATAATGatgttatttaaaataatgaagaaatcaGATCCAAAATAcaataaatgaaatagtAATTTTATCAATTTCCACAATTATTATCTGGAATATCattatttagaaaattttaacttatatttacaaaaaataaatatatgttattagtgaaaaattaagaaaaacacacaaatatatatagacaaaatatttaaaattcatatatgagagttaaatattaatggtaaaattaaaaatataaaaaatatatcaaaaaaagaaaagaaagttcctatgaaaaaaaatatatatatcatttaaaagcaaaaaaaaaattaataatatttaaaatgatatccctttaagaaaaaaagaaatatgaaAACATAatcttaataaaatatattattatagcTAATATGTTGTAAagttttcaaaaatatttgaagATAGTAGTAATACCATAAAAAAAGGAGTTATTAgtcaaaaataattttaaaggtattaaaaatagtttataagaaaaatatttacaaaaaaataaaggataATACAATGAgataaattcataaaaattttaaaaaatattttctctgtgcttattgtatttttttttttttttgttaatgtACATTTTCATAAAATGATTATCCAtatattatttgattttacttttttaaagcatttaaaaaaattttaatgtcatgcattttttatattttatgcttgcattaaaattttatgtgatatttataaaaataaaattatgcaaaaaataaaataaataaaaataagtaaaatgTTAACCAAAAGACAAAGGAAAAACGAACACATTTGTCATAAcataaagaaattatttaaaaatgtgattcaattaaatatatttttaaatttcattttatccTTTTGTTAATAGAACAATATATGCTATCcttttttagtaaaaaagaataaccaatttttaattttatatatttaatattttaaaagatgGTATacgaattaaattttttattttttattcttttttatatataataaattattttaagtgttaaaaataaataagagtaataaaaaattaaattaataaaatagtaaattttaaaaataccaAAGGaaacttattaaaaagaatataaattataaaaaaaagaaaaaaaaaacaaataattaaaaaaaaaggaaatgaataaatgaatttaaaaaaaaaaaaaaattaattccaCCATTTGACTAAACCTAATCCATCTTGTTGGACGGTTgccttttaaaaaaaaaaatatatatatatatatatatatatatatatgcattttatttatttatttatagaaaatatttatgttaaCTTATTTAATTACCGTAATAGACATAGATGGTACTGATTCATCTTTATTCATTTCATTCGgatctatttaaaaaaatatatatatttgtgaTAAATCTTGTCATAAatcatatattaatatttcttttaatatatattaagaaattggaaaaaatatttcaattattatgactgttttttttttccccttACCACTAAAGTATGTATCTAAAATTCTTACTCTTATCAGCtcattttttgtataaaaaaactTGATTCCTTCATAATTCCAAAACCATTCTTTCTTTTCTTCATcactataaaataaaaaaacagaaaattttttttttaataatattgaaaattttgattggaatctatgaaaaaaaaaaaaaaaatatttacaacTCTTTAGGCTCTCTTAAATTTGCGCAATTAACtcttatattttcaaaaaaccCTAGACTAactaagaataaaaaaaaattattattcataatattatgttgtaaaataaaagtaaaaaaataataatataaaattaagagTTAACTTATTATTCCATTAGAATCAGAACTTTTTACAAATCCTtcaataatttcattttcaaaTGGTTGAAAAAAGACTAAACgaaaaataactttaaatCTAATTTCACCACTtccttttaatatttctttattttttatttctaatatATCATATAAACCGACGCAAAAACCAACATTTTGCAAAACCTATTAAAATGTAAaggtttattatttttagttttacataaaatagtttcatattttacattttctttgaataagtaaaaaaaaaaaaaagtcataaaattatttattcaattaaatagactttttattttatatatttgttttcatattatatatatattttcttattctttataaatttttactttatcaatatatttagctcttaataaaaattcaattaCATTTCTTATTTCTTCATCTTTAAAATGCGCTTCAATATTTAGTACATCTTCAATGCGAAAAAGTGAAAACattctaaattaaaaaacgcaagaaaaatattaaaaaatctaTATATCATAGTAAAAGGAAGCAGTtgtataagaaaaaaaaagttatgtatttttcataattaaaaaaaatagcattaattattttaataaaattaactatttattttattttaatttatcttattttttttagttggaaaatttaaaaagtatttttttttaaagattaaatatgagtaaaaaaaaaagaaataaacaagagaaaaaaaaattaaaaaaaaaaaaaaaagatattactCTACAAGAATTAAATGAGTTTGAAAATTTcaaatttcatattttatttataatgttatatttgttttttttaatttaataaacttgtatatttttttaataattttttttacttggcatatgtatatttatttttttttttattatttcttactAACcgattctttatttttattaatatgttataaaaaaatatatattttaacaattaattttatttaaaaaattttcttctatatttttattagtaataaaacactttttaaagaaatatataatttctcAAGGGAATCCTGTGTATCCacccatttttttttataaattattattaattctttattaattacaaaaatattttaattgttttttaGTTCAAAAACAATGGTGTAGTGATgcgtatatataaatatatataataataaaatagtataaaaaaaaagaaaacaaaatatataactttcatattatttatttcttataaatatatatatatatatatatatttttttcttagacTAAGCTAAAGTAAATTCTCTTTTAcatttttgaataattttcgaaataaattttttttaattctaaattttttaaatagtacTTTAAAGTAGTcgaaaatttaattttttttctacataagcttttttaaataattgatAGTTGGAATTTAGTTTCATTCAGAAATCacacttttttatttaaagaaataatttaagGAAGAGAATAAatgatgaattaaaaatgaaaaaatggaaagagaaaagaaaatggcatataaatataattttgatGTTTTTCCATCATTTTTTTGATAAGATAAATTATTCCATGAGAAATACTTTTTTACACGATCattacatttatttaaaatttagaaaaaataaaattattggtCTATTATCAATAATTAATTCAACTGTCTGTTTAATTATATCACCTATTGTTGGTTATTATTGTGataagtataaaaataagagaaaaaaaggaTTACAAATAATTTCGGTATCTTATTTATTAGTGaatattatacattataTGTTTATAAGAACTAATAGTTTAATTTTGATTATATTTGTCACTGCCTTATCTAAGATGCTACATGAATGTTGTCATGTCATAACAGAAtctatttttatagaaaGTATAGATAAAGGTTAAATatttgaattaatttttttttttttttttttttatttaatgtaaaaatcatatatgaattaatataataggaaataaattttacatatataaatttatttaaatttatatttaggAAAGAAGAGTTTAATATTTACTTATCAGAAGCTTATAAGTACTGTAGCAACAACTTTAGGAccatttttttgtttgatattattttatttatataatgatatatggaatattaaaaacattttcataatatttcAGTTTTCTATACTTAGTATCCTTCCTCAAACATTTATTAGTTTTCTTTGGGAAAACGATAATATtgatgtaataaaaaatacggAAGAAATTGATTTAAtagcaaaaaaaaaggatCAAAAGAATATATGTTGCTTTTCTACATATCATATTCCttatattgtttttatatCACATATTATTACCTTAGCTGGAGCAGGTTAATAGATTTTTTtgattaaataaataatttcaatctttttatatatttttaatatttaatgaaatttaATTACATTTTATCTCATTTAAGCACGTTTCAtttcatataattatattttattattgtatttttatagGAATgacatttaaatatttttctttgtttttgAAAACTGAGTACAAAGTATCTCCTATGTCAATGTGCATTCTTAATATTGTAATTCCAGTTCTTTTATCCATTTTTACTTAtggtaaattaaaaaaaaaacacgaataaaaatgaaataaataaatgaacatttaaaatttaaaaaaatatttttttttttttaagtttctCAAAAGTTGTCTAAAACACTAGGAAGAGCACAAGTTTCTTTGTTTTTCACGTCCATTggttttttgttattattttaaatttaattaaaatctttatgcatatataattattgtggttacctttttatttatttattttttttttttttcaggtTATTATGCTCATTATCATATATTCacaattacaaagatgtttTAAAAGTTCATGTTTTGaggttattattttttatgataatttttttttatctaatttatttattgataattaagttataacattttacttttatattaataggAGCGTTTTTCAAAATTGTACTAATCCAGTAGATAAAAGTATATTATATGATTTTATTGATACAAAGAGAGATACaggtttaaataaaaaataaaaattttaattaatttatatatattatatattcctttttttttttatttttatcttagGAAAATGGATGGGTGTACAAAGTTTATACTATTTGGTTTGGTCTATCAGTGCTTATTTTggtttataaataaataaataaaatatattatcttcatatatttaaattttttttctcttttttaatataaacaatatttttaaatttttcagGAGGATGGTTATCTGACATATCATCATACAGAaatacttttaaaataacaagtaataataaaatataattcttccttttttttttatacaaatactcaaatatttttttgatattttataataaataataattttttttttttttttttttttgttttagcttttttttatttggtatcgttaataatttatactCCTCTTCTATGGCTCGTTCCTATTAAAGAAACtgtatagaaaaaataaagaacataaaattcttttgtttaatattaaaattgatattaaaaaatattaaatgatttaatttgtttgtagTTTTCAtgttctttttataaaaaaatttacacaTTTATAGATAAattacaaataaataaatatatatatataataattattaatttttacattttattcTCTtgtatttatgtttttattatctttcttaatttttttatttctaatacATATcctaaataaataaattccttttcaatgaaaaattattttttattagttttttaaaaaaatgtaagttatttattatattatttttataaaaaaaaaaaaaaaaattaagaaaaagaagaaaattaaaaagagataaataataaaataaataaaagatgcgttttttttttttttttttcattatttttatttatataatttaaattgtaaaaatttCCATTTCCTTAAT comes from Plasmodium relictum strain SGS1 genome assembly, chromosome: 9 and encodes:
- a CDS encoding RNA polymerase subunit, putative translates to MFSLFRIEDVLNIEAHFKDEEIRNVIEFLLRAKYIDKVLQNVGFCVGLYDILEIKNKEILKGSGEIRFKVIFRLVFFQPFENEIIEGFVKSSDSNGIIISLGFFENIRVNCANLREPKEFDEEKKEWFWNYEGIKFFYTKNELIRVRILDTYFSDPNEMNKDESVPSMSITATVQQDGLGLVKWWN
- a CDS encoding metabolite/drug transporter, putative; amino-acid sequence: MKKWKEKRKWHINIILMFFHHFFDKINYSMRNTFLHDHYIYLKFRKNKIIGLLSIINSTVCLIISPIVGYYCDKYKNKRKKGLQIISVSYLLVNIIHYMFIRTNSLILIIFVTALSKMLHECCHVITESIFIESIDKGKKSLIFTYQKLISTVATTLGPFFCLILFYLYNDIWNIKNIFIIFQFSILSILPQTFISFLWENDNIDVIKNTEEIDLIAKKKDQKNICCFSTYHIPYIVFISHIITLAGAGMTFKYFSLFLKTEYKVSPMSMCILNIVIPVLLSIFTYVSQKLSKTLGRAQVSLFFTSIGFLLLCSLSYIHNYKDVLKVHVLRSVFQNCTNPVDKSILYDFIDTKRDTGKWMGVQSLYYLVWSISAYFGGWLSDISSYRNTFKITTFFYLVSLIIYTPLLWLVPIKETV